A single window of Marinobacter sp. LA51 DNA harbors:
- a CDS encoding oxidative damage protection protein encodes MSRTVFCRKYQKELDGLAFPPMPGKKGQELYESVSKQAWEEWQAEQTMLINEKHLSLMDPNTRKYLQAQMEHFFDNEPFDQAEGYVPPEQ; translated from the coding sequence ATGAGCCGAACCGTATTCTGCCGTAAGTACCAGAAAGAACTCGACGGCCTGGCCTTCCCGCCCATGCCCGGCAAAAAAGGCCAGGAACTCTACGAGAGCGTGTCCAAGCAGGCCTGGGAAGAGTGGCAGGCTGAGCAGACCATGTTGATCAACGAAAAGCACCTGAGCCTGATGGATCCGAACACCCGCAAATACCTGCAGGCACAGATGGAGCACTTTTTCGACAACGAGCCGTTCGACCAGGCCGAAGGCTATGTTCCACCCGAGCAATAA
- the mutY gene encoding A/G-specific adenine glycosylase, giving the protein MPDRFAERLLDWFDKHGRHDLPWHENQNAYRVWVSEIMLQQTQVATVIPYFNAFMARFPNVQALAEAPVDDVLSHWSGLGYYARARNLQKAAKTVVEEFGGEFPDDPELLETLTGIGRSTAAAIVAQAFGKRAAILDGNVKRVLARYHAVPGWPGQTAVLKQLWQHAEEHTPEARARDYTQAIMDLGAMVCTRSRPKCDACPLQAGCTAHAEGEETLYPGSKPKKAKPEKTTWMVILEDSDGRILLERRPPSGIWGGLWSLPELDPALGPDELQETCEQQLGLNCGDPELISGFRHTFSHYHLHIQPARLSVHNAAHNVPHNTQRVADDDRLSWFHRDEALALGLPAPIRSLLTQPEQTALL; this is encoded by the coding sequence CTACCGGGTCTGGGTCTCTGAGATCATGCTGCAGCAGACCCAGGTCGCCACAGTGATCCCCTACTTCAACGCCTTCATGGCTCGATTCCCAAACGTGCAGGCGCTGGCCGAGGCCCCGGTGGACGACGTACTCAGCCATTGGTCTGGCCTGGGCTATTACGCCCGGGCCCGCAACCTGCAGAAGGCTGCAAAGACTGTAGTTGAGGAGTTCGGTGGCGAATTCCCGGATGATCCCGAACTACTGGAAACCCTGACCGGCATCGGCCGGTCAACGGCAGCGGCTATCGTCGCCCAGGCCTTTGGCAAACGGGCGGCTATTCTTGATGGCAACGTCAAGCGGGTACTGGCCCGCTACCATGCGGTGCCCGGCTGGCCCGGTCAGACTGCCGTTCTGAAGCAGCTCTGGCAGCACGCCGAGGAGCATACTCCCGAAGCACGCGCCCGGGACTATACCCAGGCGATTATGGATCTGGGCGCCATGGTGTGTACCCGCAGCCGGCCGAAGTGCGACGCCTGCCCGCTGCAAGCAGGCTGCACTGCCCATGCCGAAGGCGAAGAAACGCTTTACCCGGGCTCCAAGCCCAAGAAAGCCAAGCCTGAGAAAACCACCTGGATGGTGATACTTGAAGACAGTGACGGTCGCATCCTGCTGGAACGACGGCCGCCCAGCGGTATCTGGGGCGGATTGTGGAGCCTACCGGAACTGGACCCGGCGCTGGGGCCGGATGAACTGCAGGAGACCTGTGAGCAGCAACTGGGACTGAACTGCGGCGACCCGGAACTGATCAGCGGCTTTCGCCACACCTTCAGCCATTACCACCTGCATATCCAGCCTGCCCGGCTCTCAGTCCACAACGCTGCCCACAACGTCCCTCACAACACCCAGCGCGTAGCCGACGACGACCGCCTGAGCTGGTTCCACCGGGATGAAGCCCTGGCCCTCGGCTTGCCAGCGCCGATTCGCAGCCTGCTGACCCAACCGGAACAGACTGCCCTACTCTGA